In the genome of Streptobacillus ratti, the window AATAAAATCAATGGACAATGTAACTGGCACATTAGATAGTAGTATAGGAGATAATGATACATTAAGACTAATAGGAAATGGAGAAGTAAAAGATAAGAATAAATTTAAGGACTTTGAAAAGATAAATCTACAAAACTCTAATTGGACATTTAGTAATGATGAATATAAAGTACATAATGAAATATTAGTTGAAAATGCAACCCTAAATATTAATAAAGCTACATTAGAAACTAAAAACTTTGTTAATGATAAAACATCAACAATAAATGCACTAGAAAACTCTAAAGTAGAAGTAACAGATAAATTTACTAATAAAGGAACAATAAGTTTCTTAAAGAATAAAAAAGAAACAGACATATTTGACATTAAAGGAAACTATGATGGAGAACATGGAAAACTATTAATGAGAACATATATAGAAAAGAATAAATCAGATATGCTTAAAATAGATGGTACTGTAACAGGTAAAACAGGAATAGAGATATCAAATCCTAATTCAACATTAAGCAAAAGATTTAAGGGTAAACTAAAACTAATAGAAACAAAAGACTCAACACAAGATGCCTTTAACTTATTAAACCCAGAACATGGAATATATAGATATAAGCTAGAACTAGAAAATAATAATTGGTATTTAACACAAAACTATAATAAGTCAGTATTAGGTATAATAACAAATTCAATGGATAAGATAAGAAATGAATATAATCTTACATATCATGACCATAATAAAATAGAAGATAGTAAAAATGATAGATTATGGACTAAAGTAAGTAATATAACAAGTAATAATATATTAGTAGATGATAAGGGAGATAAAATAAATGTAGATAGTAATACAACTAATATATTTATGGGATATGATATAGATGAAAGAAATGTTAAAGATAATAGATATAGATATGGTGTATTTGGAAATATAATGTATGATAGGGCAAAAACAAGAGATGAAAATAAGATAGGAAATAGTGGAATATTTGGATTAGGTGTATATGGTACATGGAATAATAAACACTTTTATACAGATAGTTGGTTAAATTATACATATTCTCAGAACATATTAGAAACAAAAGA includes:
- a CDS encoding autotransporter domain-containing protein — encoded protein: IKSMDNVTGTLDSSIGDNDTLRLIGNGEVKDKNKFKDFEKINLQNSNWTFSNDEYKVHNEILVENATLNINKATLETKNFVNDKTSTINALENSKVEVTDKFTNKGTISFLKNKKETDIFDIKGNYDGEHGKLLMRTYIEKNKSDMLKIDGTVTGKTGIEISNPNSTLSKRFKGKLKLIETKDSTQDAFNLLNPEHGIYRYKLELENNNWYLTQNYNKSVLGIITNSMDKIRNEYNLTYHDHNKIEDSKNDRLWTKVSNITSNNILVDDKGDKINVDSNTTNIFMGYDIDERNVKDNRYRYGVFGNIMYDRAKTRDENKIGNSGIFGLGVYGTWNNKHFYTDSWLNYTYSQNILETKDRLSYGIHGIKASVEVGTGGDMYVGKSRIHANLYEQLIYSYITNPNVDDIKSLNNSNLRSRLGTNIAMYTDISNVNPYVEFNWNYDVNLAGVKVSDAGYYYNANKNTFELKWGLRDVNLNNKLSVWLNVAHRFNEVGYRANGVDLGL